In Candidatus Binatus sp., the genomic window GCGGCCCCCAAGCATCCAAGAGCACAGGCTGAAGCCTGTGCCACGCAGAGGAGCATTTCGATGAAAGCAATCAACACGGTCACGGGAACCATCAATCCGGAGCAACTCGGAACCACGCTGATGCACGAGCATCTGCTGATCGGATGGGCCGGATGGGAACTCGATTGCCAGGCGCCGAAGTTCGAACGCAAGGCCGCGCTCAAGAATTGCGTCGAGCGGCTGAAGGAATTGCGCGACCTCGGGCTGACTTCATTCGTCGATCCGTGCCCGATGGATATCGGCCGCGACGTCACTTTCATGGCGGAAGTGGCGTCGGCCTCTGGCATCAACATCATCTGCTCGACCGGCCTCTACAAGGAGGACCTCGGCAACACCGCATATTTCAAGCAGCGCACCGTTGACGATATCGCGGCGGTCTATGTCAGCGAGATCAACAAGGGCATCGCCGATACTGGAATCAAGGCGGGAATCATCAAGTGCGCGACCGGCAAGGGCATGATCACCACTTATGAAGAGAATTGCCTCCGCGCGGCCG contains:
- a CDS encoding phosphotriesterase, with protein sequence MKAINTVTGTINPEQLGTTLMHEHLLIGWAGWELDCQAPKFERKAALKNCVERLKELRDLGLTSFVDPCPMDIGRDVTFMAEVASASGINIICSTGLYKEDLGNTAYFKQRTVDDIAAVYVSEINKGIADTGIKAGIIKCATGKGMITTYEENCLRAAARAQKITGVPITTHTEEGTMGREQLDIFASEGVDLKHVIIGHSCGSSDLSYHVAMLDRGCVLGFDRFGLDFAHPDKLRLASLIGLLGVGYQNQLVLSHDTVACWLGRGLELPPETAKLIKNWTPTHVFKNIVPALKEAGVGEAKIRAMLVENPRQYFN